A genomic region of Trichothermofontia sichuanensis B231 contains the following coding sequences:
- a CDS encoding phospholipid carrier-dependent glycosyltransferase, giving the protein MATHPSPAQPPPHTGLIWRHLVILGLLGLVAAGYDRLWFALDQSVPAWDPADYLTGALNYWRALQAPHWLDPDWWRQFWLLSGKVPPLTYIATAPFFNLFGRGIDQATLLNLVGTFLMLGSVYGLGVLLLTPRVGLWAAGLCLLLPGLYRVRLDFLTDYPLVVLVTVSFFCLTAWRMSQVKGQKSTFNIQTLIPWGWAIAFGVSLGLALLVKQTALFFLLVPIAWTKGGLWQRRAWAKWGQLGLAGLMVWLIAFPWYRTNWFTIITAGKRATVGAAMIEGDPPLHTLGAWTFYGEVLPYQVSWVVLLAAIVGWLLGYGKRWRGNSTQARRHEGTKGGVAPHRWVLVFLVGGYVLASLNMNKDSRYTLAYLPVLSLWLAMGLLAWSGRWGRWVRWGTVGLATIALVGNTFAIAGLTPLAAWLSPYGQRLAERGKPWPHPAVISTMTATAPGLRLTLGVLPSTPTVNQHNLNFFGALQDFQVYGRQVGVQLDQVPQDVRSLDWFVTKTGDQGSLGRRQAAQAATVQAVEQGGAFQPVRTWDLPDGSQLTLHHRLEPMVTVKPETQRYPDIQEDQIRLNRVIVPAQAPPGYPIPVTYRWSGPWEKLRSGLLLLSWEWVDPVNSDPAGRRNSSPSAQAMLAQATDTPPHAPLFSLLSPPYWLHDHAIGFGTLLPQPPAAMPSPTGRYRIIERTAMLPPADLPPGRYRLTATYLDRQTGETAAIALPAATIAITPDAVPLPAPELDLVTQLRSLAQALPQGTPALEAMMTEISRINQYDPIQDYVAQAAQSLEYRLVQEPDNLALAYTLVLARVLQRQTDDAIAALDRVIRLDPMNPYVYGYLAFVNLYDFRARAAATAIQPGLTLAPDLPELQLLDGVAALLQGKVWRIGQVRSALAPD; this is encoded by the coding sequence TTGGCTACGCACCCATCTCCGGCGCAACCCCCTCCCCATACTGGCCTAATCTGGCGGCATCTGGTAATTCTGGGGCTGTTGGGGTTGGTAGCGGCTGGATACGATCGTCTCTGGTTTGCCTTGGATCAATCGGTGCCGGCGTGGGACCCGGCGGACTATCTCACGGGTGCTCTCAACTACTGGCGAGCGTTGCAAGCTCCCCACTGGTTGGACCCGGACTGGTGGCGGCAGTTCTGGTTGCTGTCGGGAAAGGTGCCCCCCCTGACCTATATCGCCACGGCCCCTTTTTTTAACCTGTTCGGTCGGGGGATCGACCAGGCGACGTTGCTGAATCTGGTGGGGACTTTTTTGATGTTGGGATCGGTCTATGGCCTGGGAGTGCTGCTGTTGACGCCACGGGTGGGCCTCTGGGCGGCGGGGCTATGCCTCCTGTTGCCGGGACTCTATAGGGTGCGGCTGGACTTTCTCACGGATTATCCGCTGGTGGTGCTAGTGACGGTCAGTTTTTTTTGCCTGACGGCATGGCGAATGAGCCAGGTTAAGGGTCAAAAGTCAACCTTTAATATTCAAACCCTAATCCCGTGGGGGTGGGCGATCGCGTTTGGGGTGAGTTTGGGGTTGGCGTTGCTGGTCAAGCAGACGGCGTTGTTTTTTTTGCTGGTGCCGATCGCCTGGACGAAGGGGGGGCTGTGGCAGCGACGGGCATGGGCAAAATGGGGGCAATTAGGGTTAGCGGGATTGATGGTTTGGCTGATTGCCTTTCCCTGGTATCGGACGAATTGGTTCACGATCATTACGGCGGGGAAGCGGGCGACGGTAGGGGCGGCCATGATTGAGGGTGATCCGCCGCTGCATACGCTGGGGGCCTGGACGTTTTATGGGGAGGTGTTGCCGTATCAGGTGTCCTGGGTGGTGTTGCTGGCGGCGATCGTGGGTTGGCTGCTGGGGTATGGGAAGCGCTGGAGGGGAAATAGCACCCAGGCACGAAGGCACGAAGGCACGAAGGGGGGGGTGGCTCCCCATCGTTGGGTACTGGTGTTTCTGGTGGGGGGCTATGTGCTGGCGTCGCTGAATATGAATAAGGATTCGCGCTATACGTTGGCCTATTTGCCGGTGCTGTCCCTGTGGTTGGCGATGGGGTTGCTGGCCTGGTCAGGACGCTGGGGAAGGTGGGTGCGTTGGGGGACAGTTGGACTGGCGACGATCGCGCTGGTGGGGAATACGTTCGCGATCGCGGGGCTGACACCGCTGGCGGCTTGGCTGAGTCCCTATGGCCAGCGGTTGGCCGAGCGGGGGAAACCCTGGCCCCATCCGGCGGTGATTAGCACAATGACGGCGACAGCGCCGGGGTTGCGGCTGACCCTGGGGGTGCTGCCATCAACGCCGACGGTGAATCAACACAATCTCAATTTTTTCGGCGCGTTGCAGGATTTCCAGGTCTATGGACGCCAGGTGGGTGTGCAACTGGACCAGGTGCCGCAGGATGTGCGATCGCTGGACTGGTTTGTAACGAAAACGGGGGATCAGGGGTCCCTGGGGCGGCGACAGGCAGCGCAAGCGGCAACAGTGCAGGCGGTAGAACAGGGGGGGGCATTTCAACCAGTGCGAACCTGGGATTTGCCGGATGGGAGCCAGTTGACCCTGCACCACCGGCTTGAACCGATGGTGACGGTTAAGCCAGAAACCCAGAGATACCCTGATATCCAGGAAGATCAAATTCGGCTGAATCGGGTGATTGTGCCCGCCCAAGCACCACCCGGTTATCCGATCCCGGTGACCTATCGCTGGTCAGGTCCCTGGGAAAAACTACGATCGGGCCTCCTGTTGCTCAGTTGGGAATGGGTTGATCCGGTTAATTCAGACCCGGCGGGCAGGCGCAATAGCTCTCCCTCGGCTCAAGCGATGCTCGCGCAAGCCACCGACACCCCCCCTCATGCCCCTCTTTTCTCACTTCTCTCTCCTCCCTACTGGCTTCACGATCACGCGATCGGCTTTGGCACCCTGCTGCCCCAACCCCCGGCGGCCATGCCTAGCCCAACGGGTCGCTACCGGATTATTGAGCGCACGGCCATGCTCCCCCCGGCGGATCTGCCCCCCGGTCGCTATCGGCTGACGGCGACCTATCTCGATCGCCAAACAGGGGAAACAGCGGCGATCGCACTCCCTGCTGCCACGATCGCAATCACACCGGATGCAGTGCCCCTGCCTGCCCCAGAGTTGGATCTGGTCACCCAACTGCGATCGCTCGCCCAAGCACTCCCCCAGGGAACCCCAGCCCTGGAAGCGATGATGACGGAGATCAGTCGCATTAACCAATACGATCCCATCCAGGATTATGTGGCCCAGGCAGCCCAGAGTTTGGAGTACCGCTTGGTTCAGGAGCCAGATAATTTAGCCCTAGCCTATACCCTGGTACTAGCGCGAGTACTGCAACGGCAGACCGATGACGCGATCGCCGCCCTCGATCGCGTGATTCGCCTGGACCCCATGAATCCCTATGTCTACGGGTATCTAGCCTTTGTCAACCTGTACGACTTCCGGGCACGAGCCGCCGCCACCGCTATCCAACCGGGGTTAACCCTGGCTCCGGATTTACCGGAGTTGCAATTACTGGATGGGGTAGCGGCCCTGCTCCAGGGGAAAGTCTGGCGCATCGGGCAGGTACGATCGGCCCTAGCCCCTGATTGA